ACTTTATGAACCCTTGTGAGAAGTACCACGCCCGTGGCCGAAAACCATGGAAACTCCTACTGCAAATCATCAAAATAGCCATCATTACTATCCAGGTAACAATCTCAGACATGAGCTGGACATATGTTCATGGTGTTGCTTCAATACGCAGATAATCGTCGTGATTTCTTCCTGTATCCTTAGTTAGTATCTTTTGGGCTGAGCAACCAGATGGTTGTCAGGTTCAAGGAGGAGAATCTGATGACTTTCAAGCACCTTTTCTTGAAAGATTACGTCAATGGAGGCACGGATGTGAATGCTGTTTACAGACAGGCTGATGTTTACGATCACATCGATTACGTCCTTGAACAGGTGACTGACTTCTTGCTTTGGTTTTACTTTCTTTCTCGGAAGGAACAACAAGAAAgcataattttatttttatttttgtgcaggTTTGTTTTGAATTCAAGCACGAcattttctcttctcctttttctttcctgtaAATCATTACTGGCATTTAATGACATATTTGGTGTGTGAACAAAGAGCTTAACAAGCTCCCCCGATGACATGTAGCTTGTCACGGGATTGGACTTTgttccgtgttttttttttttttttggagcattCATCATTATTGTTTTGTCAATTTGTAACTGCATAACTCTAACCCTGAACAGTTGTAACAAATAAGTAAATTGTTAATTCCTAGTACGGACATCTGCACAACATCACAGTAGGCAATCACGAATATGAGAAAAATGGTACTTTCTACAACCCTGTGACAGTGTGTCAGGAATTCTATCGAAACGGCACCATCTACCCGGGCAATGAGACCTTTGAAATTGATGTCCAAGTACAAACTGGTACGTATGCGTGATCGTTGGGAGTTATTTGGGGAAACACAATACTGAAACCACGTCTAATGCTTTCAGTTGTTGCTTTTCTGTTGTTGACTTTCTTCCTCTCTAACAGATTGCGTTAACGTTTACCCGATGCATCATCCGTCATCGGGGGAAGCGCTTCCAAATCTTCAATTGCATTTCAAAAGGTCGGCACGTAAAACAATTTAATCCgacaccttctccttctccgtTTAATGCGGTTAATGCGAGACGCCGCTCTGTCTTCCAGAATGCTCACGGTCAAGATCACGTTTGTTCTTAAGGCCATCAATTTACAGACGGTGAGACATCGAGAACTGCCCGACTGCTACGACTTTACTGTTGTTGTAAGTCATTTGAATTgtccgatgatgatgatgatgatttgacACATCCGAGCACTTTTAGCCTTCGCTGTTGGGTTTAACTTTGACTTGAACGTGTCTCCTGTTTAAAAGATAACTTTTGACAACCGAGCGCACAGCGGCAGGATAACGGTCGACCTGGAGAGCGACGTAGACATCAATGAATGCAGAGACTGGAAAGTAACTGGAGCGTGTGAGTTTTCTGAGCTGAATTCAGCATGAACAACGTGTTCATGTCTCCGGACTCGTTAAGCTTGAGCCATTTCATCTCCTTGTTCCCTCAGCTGCTAGAAACGTATACCTGACTGTGCTGTTTGACTGCTTCATCATTATAACGTGCATCAGCTCCTTTGCCCTCTGCACACGCTCCGTGGTCAACGGGATTCGACTGCAGTTCGTAAGTTAATTAAAATGATCGAACACTCTGCCAAATCGATTGTGTAGGATGGAAGATTTTACATTCTCAGTTTAGTAATTTTAGTAGTTTGATAATGTTGGCTTTGATTTTCACAAGGACAGAGATATCTTGTATAAAGTTATTTCCTCttattttgattgtttttgaatTAACCAATTGTCATAatgtatatgaaaaaaaaagtaactagtgtaaacttttttttctgaattataGTGGATCAGGATTATGAAGTGACATTAAATTGAAGTACCTCAAAGCTGGGCTTGGGGGTTAAATACATGCAATCACATTCAATATTCATCATAAATACTGACCAACAGGATCTTCTGTATTTGTTGTAAACAGGAGTACACACTCTACAGCAGAAACCAAGTACCATGGTCAGACAAGTTGGAGTTTCTGAATGGTTGGTACATCCTCATCATCGTTAGCGACACATTGACCATCAGTGGCTCCGTTCTCAAGATGGAGATCCAGACAAAGGTAATGTGGTAATATTCTTTATAGATAGTATGACTGAGATCAATAACACTATTACATTATGAGAATATCAGAAGTCATCTGCACTGCATGTGTATAGATTCATTCCTTCAGTCCTCACTGTCACATTTTTTTAGGTCCTCACTAGTTACGATGTCTGCAGCATCTTGCTTGGGACCGGTACCATGTTTGTCTGGATCGGGGTCATCCGCTACATGGGCTACTTTAGGAAGTATAACGTAAAACAAGATCATTCATTTAgaacacattttctcttttaaattttttgtttttatgggcATCACATGCAATGTAATAATTCAATAATACCAATGCCACATTGTTTACGATAAATAATCCTGTAGAATGCAAAGACAATTGTCCAACTTGTCTTATTGCTTTTAGATTCTCATACTGACGCTACGGGCCGCTTTCCCAAATGTAATCCGCTTCATCTGCTGTGCGGGAATAATCTACCTGAGTTACTGCTTTTGCGGCTGGGTCGTCCTCGGCCCGTACCATGAGAAGGTGAGGGTTGTTGACACAGTGCAACGAAAGGTCTGCCAGACTTTTAGAAAATCTGAATCTGAATTTGTTTTCAAATTCTGTAACAGGTTCTTTTTATCGAAGTTATATTCTCCCACTGATTTACTTCTGAGGTAAATTTGTTTTAAGTAGTATTTCAAGGTACTTGTATTTTATACCATGAGGGTTAGACATCACAAGCCATACATTATTGGCTTGTTATTAATATCAACACCTTTTATCAGCTGCAACTTCAAAAGTAATAAATAGATGAAAGGACCATTCCACATAATGAGCACTTTTGGAACCATCTACTCAGaaaattcttttcttttacttgaCCATTAAATTCAAGcctttgactttttgttttagtttcgTACCTTGAACACCGTGTCGGAGTGTCTGTTCTCCCTGATCAACGGAGACGACATGTACCCCACCTTTAAGGACATGAAGCAGAAGAGCAGCCTGGTGTGGATCTTCAGCAGGGTCTACCTCTATTCCTTCGTATCGCTCTTTATCTACATGGTCCTCAGCCTTTTCATCACGATCATCACAGACACCTATGACACCATTAAGGTGACTTTACTCATTTTAGATTGTATGTTGGTTAATCCAACAGTAATATTTCTTTTAAGCTATTCAAGCAAACTTAACTCTCACTTTTTGCCAATtatttagcagcagcagcagagtggaacCCTGACATCAGATCTGCAAAAATTCATGTCAGGGTGTACAGACCCACCGAATTCTGGGATGTACAGACTTGACGAGAACAAAGGCCTCTTGAACTGCTGCCTTGGCAGGTACGTCGAATGCAGCCCACACTATTTAATGTGGATACTTTAACTACTGAATGTCTTAGAAGCACAAATTAAATGCAGGCACGCTGTGCCAAAGCATTTTTATGTTCCATGTAGTTTTTGGCCATAACTAAATCTAAACTCATCTTCTTTCAGGTGCAGGAAAAGGCTGACTTCGGAGGCATAGCAGGTGTTTCATATGGGTATTAAAAAAGGGATACAGTTACAATTATAGTAACAGTATATAGCCTGTTAAATATTCGATGGGAGCCTTAGAAATGCATTATGCCCTTGGTTCTCATTTGATTTTACGTTGGAGCACTTACAGTGCAGAATAAAAAGTTTGAGGATATATAAAGTCTGTTTTTTATGACACACAGAACACTTCTAAATACTTTATTCCGGTGTGTAGAGGTTAAAACAGAATTGGTCACTaacatttgaatgtaatttgaaAAGATCCCAATGTTGTACATTGTAGATAATAAATCATGGTTGAAtgagtgtgttttatttttacattatcaAGAGAACGTTCCaatacaaaagctaaaaaaCCTTTTACCTCACATCAAAATTttgttgcaaaaataaaaatcccattTCTGGTCATGGCAACAATACCCATACAGTCTTGAAGCAATATTGGGAGGCAAATACTGTAAATGGCTCAAATAGTGAGGACCTCTATTTCCTACAAAGAAAATCTGAGTTATTGATGGATACATCGATTCAAGAAAAGATGTAATTGTCTTTAATACTTAATGGGAAGGAAATGCATTGCAATTTGCTTAATTGCTTGAGATTCATGTCTTTAGTCCATCATGAAGCAATAATCCTTTTAGTTTGGCTTATGTCCTTGAGTGCCTTTAGTCCAGACAACACGGCCCAGTTTGTGAATGGCTTGCTGCAAGTCTCCAGAGTAGACCAGTTTGTCCAGGATTGTGGAACCACAAAAAGGTGATGGCATCTTAAAACATCCATACATCAAATACCCAAATGCCTTTGTTTACAGTCACAATGAGCAGTTCCGTGCAGTCTCGCACAGGTATTggggttttaaaaaagaaagggggggggaaaaaaaacaaaaaaggaagctTAGTTACTTCCTTTACCTTAAGTGATTGTTCACGCGTGGAATCAGTCTGGTTTGGATTGGGTAACGCCAAGAGGGGGCAGGACTCGCTGCTCCTCCATCCTGTTGGACTGCGAACGCACAATGAGACTGAAAAAATCTTCATCTGGAACGGTTGGTCCCTTGCTTTTAGAAGGTGGAGCAGCACACCTCTGATCGTTCAGTCTGGAGCCCTAAAACATTGACAAGAGACGACTGAGTGCAGTAATGAGCTGATGCATTCTCCAGAACACGAGCAGCCGTGTATACTTCCCTGACAAAGTGGAATGCTTTTATGCAATATCGATCTGTGACAATTAAAACTGTCACAGTGAATAATGTTTACTAAACATTAAATTagctcttcctccccctcgaACAGCAggctatatacacacacacacacacacacacaggtgttatTTTTCCTCACCTGGCACTTAACTAACATGTCAAAGAAGACATCGTCCCCTTCAGGCTTCTCAGCACTTGCCTCGAGGCGATTGTACAGGGAGGGTGTGTGAGGCGCATCTGTGCTGGAGatcggggctgggggggggagaaattggTATTAGCAATGAAGTAAGTGGCCATACTGTcagaaatggaagaaaaaaaaaaaaaccctgtcaCTATTGCGTTACCTTGTGGCGGGGCTTGATCTGtgctggaggtggagggtgTACGAGGCAGGTTGGAGGTGCTGTGCCGTAAGCCAGGAAAATGCGTCGAGCTGACTTGTTGGTCGTCCAGACGACGGGCCTGGGAGCTGCCCAGCCGCTCCAGGAAATGACCAGGATCCTGCAACGGTGTTTCGCATCCCAAAATAGCTAGAAACATAGGGTACCGATTATGTGGGTGGAAACAGTGGCTTGTTTTCAAATCACAGATTTTGGGTGGCGTATTACTTTGAGTCATCCTTGACACAAAACTCACAGGATTGCAcaacatgtaaaatgtaaaggaaacatgctgcattcacaccaTAAGAGCAAAAGTGACTCATCACCAGGGCAGGTTCTAAACATGATTATTAACTGGCTTGTCTTCAATGAAGAACAAACTTGTAGCCTAATCAGAAAATAACTTTAGTATTACATATGGTGTGAACACAAGGGGCGGACTCACATTTCTTTTCAGCTACGGGAGGggatgaggagggagaggaatgaGCAGTGAGGTGGCTCTGGCCACCCAGTAGGGAGCACCTTTGGTCGTCCATTCTGTTGCCCTGGAAACGAGAGAGGAGGTCGAAAAAGCCATCCTCTGCAATAGTGTCCCGTGATCCAGGctaaagtgttaaaaaaaataaaaagacttaaCATTAGGACATGGCTTCACATTATTAATTCCAAAAAAACCGAAGGGTTGACAGCATGAACGTACTGAGTCCCAAATCCAAAACAAATTGCACTATTTCAATTATTGATCAAACCAGATTTTATCTGTACATTCTCAGTGTGTAATCCTTTTGTCAAGTTGTGGGCTGTATGCTacacaagaaaaatgaaaaattgatAACCAGTTGTAATATATACAAGTTTATACTTCTGTATTTATGATGAACAAACACATCTTGTGTTTGATGACGGAGGAACTTTTAAACACTGTACGTTTGATACAAAAaggcattattatttttatttacacacaaactgTCGACTGATGTTTCTGATTATTTAGAACATTTTCCTCAAACGGTTTGTGGGGGGGAATGGGATCATTTAGAAGTACCTGAGGAGACCCTGGTGCTTCCAGCTCAGGAGCAGAGTGCTCTTCACACTTTTCGTGCTGATCCTTAGGAGGCGATTGGAGGttcttttgctttttgcttttcagccgttggaagaggaagagctttGTAGAAGACttgattgtgttgttttttgtggagCCGGGGAATACGTCTTCTTCCCAGTCCTGTACATCCAAAGTGTGTTGAGATTgacaaatttaattaaatattacaGACCggttcatgtctgaggtttaCCAACTACAAATTGGGTGAACAGGATCTTGTGGGAAATGAATGAAGAATTTGACATGACAAGAACAAAAGATTTTATGTGGGTCCATGTGTTCCACAAGGCTGACTTCGTTAGTCTTGCAAATAAAACAGACTATTGCTATGCACCACATTCAGCAAAATTGCACCTTCCACTTTAGTGCACAAAAAGCAGTTGGTTAAAAGAACTTAAATTCAATTAATTCAGTAATTTCATACGTACCGGATGTGCAGATGAATTCCCAGTTTGATTTGTGTCAGGACTTTGACTCCTTCCCAGGTTCTCTGCAGAGCCTCCTACCCTTACTGAAGACTTgacccctgaaaaaaaaaaagttaccaaAGTTCAACGCATTGACCACTTAACATTTGTACAGTACACCGATTCACAATTGTAACGGCCTATTACCCGAGAATGAATTTGGAAGGACGCCAACGGGCAGAGCAGAGCTGGCGTTGCGGAAGCTGTTGGGGTGAAAGCTGGACTTCAGGCCTACGACCATCCGTAGGTCAGACAAGTTCATCCTGGCTGTCTCCTCGGCACTTTTGTCACCAGTCTGAAACACCAAAGCGAACGTAAGCATTTCACtataaaacaaatgatgaataaaCTCTTAATGTAATTGCAATTTATTTGTCTGTAAAAATCCTTTTGGAATACATACGCTTTTTACAGAAAAGATATGATTCCCTGCTTTTCACCAGGCAACCCCTAGAGGGGGGTGTGGCCTGATTGCAGCTACTGATTGCACCCTGGGGGGGTGGGTAAACCGTAAACAGTCACCTCTTTGGCAATTTCTAGATGCTTCTCTGCAAAGTACATGGCTTGCTGATGATTCCCCAGGGCGGTGTGGGCATTTCCTAGACTCCAGTATGCTCGTCCTTCGCCGACTCTGCAGCGAGACAACGAGGGAAACAGGCTCATCAACTACAGTTGAGATTGCGCAATAATGGGAAGGGCACAGAATAAAACTTTTGTGCTGTACAATCCCAAAAACTTGATCTTAAAATATAGTGCATCTGCTCATTAAGAAAATTAAATCTCACTTATGGGCACATTTCACTGAGGGTGCAAATATACTGTTCAAGAATAGTATTAAGCTTATTACAAAAGCAATAATCACAGAATTCaaatcacatttgttttttacagagCTTAAATGACAATGTAGCTGTGCATGTTTATGTTACCGGAAATATTACCGGTTCCCACATTTTCATTATACTTCAAAGACAGTTTGGCAGAAAGCAAACAACAAGTGGCTTTTTTGCCAATACCTGTCATTGAGGTCCTGAGCAATGACTAGATGTTTGAGGTGGTAATCAATGGCTCTCTCATAGTCCTGCAGTAGTGTGTAGGTGTTGCCCAGACTGTAACAGGCCTGGGCCTCCACAGCTTTGTCCTTCAAAAGCCTGGCCAGCTGCAGAGTCCTCCTGAGGGCGAAACCCAAGCGTAAGGAGACGGTCAAAGAATGTCTCGGGTGGGGCAGGAGAAAGATCTGTTATCTGCTACTTTCTTTGTGAAAGTATTGTACAATTGAGAAAATACTGGATTAAAACATTGTAATGGCATCAACTAAAGCCTCTGACAAATCCATGTGTGTACACGTCTGTGGTGATTATAAATCCCTGTATTGGACTTGCCAGTGTTAACTTATTTCCAGTATTTGTGAGCAACGTTAACTTCCATTGTgaagatgcattttattttctcacttttaCTATTAATTTTGTATTTATACGGCAAACTTGCATGTTATTGTTGAAGGAcagaaaataaagcatttttatttcagGATCAGGattaagaaaactaaaaaaatcaGCACGTTAGACATACAGAAACATGTGCCAAAGACCACCATGATGTCAGAAAGGCCTTCAGCCTCCTTTACTCACTTGTAATGACCGGCCGCCACTTCAAACTGGCTGAGGAATATGTGAGCATTGCCAAGGTTACAGTGGGCTCTCCTCTCAGCAGACCTATCCCCAAACTCTTTGGCGATGAGCAGCCGCTGCCAAAATATGGTGCATCACTCAGGTTAAAACCAAACAGGGACAAAAATCAAGATGGACACATCCTTTAACATCCTGACATTGAAGGAAACCAAAAAGGTCTGCGGATTAGAACTACTTCCTCTTAATAAAAACAGTGTTGGGGGATTCATTATCAGAAATGGAATATAATAAACAATTAATCATTTCGCCGCCGTGTGCGTCTCCTTCTCCAAACAACCATACGTTTATTCTTGTACACTTGTTTGCCGGTTGGGACAAAGCCTAGCAGTAGAGCCTgcaggcagagggagggagggaggaatgcCTGATCCTATCGGAGATCTGTGTGGTTCGTTATTGAACAACGCCTCCCTAGTTCTTTGGAAGGAATGAAGCATATTTAAAGACGGTGACACGTAGAAGACACGGACACAAATGTCTGCTCCCCACCTTTTCGTGTGCCGCTGCAGCATTTTCAAAGTCTCCCAGAAGATAGTAAGTGTTGCCAAGGTTACCATGGGTACGACCTTGGGCTGCTCGATCGCCTAGGTCCTTCACTAGGCACAGGTTTGCTCTTTGTAGAAAAATGACATCAAAGAAACACATTGAGGCATTTTTCACAGAAAGAATTTTTTAATTTAGCCCTTTACTTGAGGAAAAAAGATGTTTATCAGGAAAAACCTGAGGTAGTTCtttttgcagttattttttCCACTCTTTTGTTCTGGTGCAAGTGTTAACTGAGGATGCATGATATGACTTTGGTCTTGGTCTGAGGAACAAAGCCATTCCTCaggagtttttaaaaataaatgcaaaacaacagatACAACGTTGTTTGGGATACCAACTCACTCATAGTACTGCGCAGCTTTCCTCAGGGCGATCTTGGCCTCCTCCGGGAACTCTCCTGGCTCAGCTCCTCTCCAGCAGATGCTCTTGCCATTGGCGTGGTAAACGTTTCCGAAATTATATAGCGCTCGAGCCTGCCCAACCTACAGCACGCACACCAGATTTTTCACAGACGGAAACGGGAGTGACCAGAGCAATAATTATATACTTAAAATACACTGACACCAGACATGCTTGTGTTTTGCATGTGGGCTGGCGAACTATTCTAGAAGTTGTTGCGCCGACGCCTCGCCGTCATCGTGCATGCAAAAACTATTCTGTAGCTGCTGAGCAAGTCATGTGGTGCTGTTTGGAAACTATTTCTCATTCAGTCATTCTAAATCAAAGCAAACGGGCCCTTTAGCCATTGACTGGACTTTCCAATTACAGAACAGTGAGTAGCTATGCATTGCCTGTTTATTAAGAGAATGAGACTAAAAGAGAACTATTTGAGCTTAACCTAAGTGACGTCCTCATTGTAGTTCTACTGACCCACCTTGTCATACATGGCTCTGGTGATATCCAAATGTCTTTGGCAACAAACTACTGCTTCATCGTACCGTCCTAAAAGCTTCAATGTGTTCCCAAGATTACCACTGGCTTTTGCCTCACCGGGTTCATCTCCAATTGTTCTAGGAGTTCaaatgagaattaaaaaaaacatgtggaaatGATTAGACTGGAATAATATTGAATTACTGAAGGCGAGATACACAACAGGCGAGAAAGTAATTTACACTTGCAAGCAGTGAAACATTGGAGATCACAACTTAAATCCATGAAGGGGCAGATGGTTAACATTTAACCCAATGTAGCATGTTAAATATTATGGTGTAGCATTATGTAGCAGAATATATTTTAAGAGGATTTACCTCGTAAGTGTGAGGTCATGGCGATGGTACTCCAGGGCTTTGTTGTACTCTTGAAGGTGAAAGTAGGCATTGCCCAGCTGGCTGTAGATGGCACTAAGTATCTGAAGGTCCTCTGTTCCAACCTGGATGGCAGACTCAAAGAAGGACACGCCGGCCCGATAGTCACCAGACTTACAGAGCCGCTCCCCCTCCAGAGCCAGGTCCAGACACGATGACTCCATCCTGCAGGCAAGAGGCATTTCAATGATCATCCCTACATGAACATTGATACTTAGAAAACTTATATCAGTCTGGGATGATGATTACTACTTGATGGTCTCCACACCCTTCCTAAAATTAAAAGTCATCGGTTTCCAGCAACCTTCATTTGAAGGATGCAGGCTAAGAAGCCGGTCTACAAACAGTAACCATACAGAGATGATATATGctaagaaacattttttttgttaaaataatttcGCAGTTGCCAGCATTCGGTTTAATTTGAATAAGTCGAGGTTAATCATGGCAAGCAGGGGTTAGACATGGATTTCCTTTCAAGTTGACTTTGGAGCCCAAAACGGACGGCACTTCCTCCCTGTCCGTCTCCTGGCCCACCAGCTAAATGCTTCAGGAAATGAATGCTACGGTCGGGGTTGAGGGCTACAGGCCCAAACAAACAGGACAAACTACAGCGTATTCCTGTCCACTCAATATATGGATTTAATATTAGTTACACATTTCAGTTAAATGTTACTCCATGTTAAATCGTAGAATCATCCTCATTCACCAGTACTACTTAAATACAGCTTAGTGGAAAGGACACAAGTATCATTCCTTGACAGCAGTGAGTTTTTATTCTCTGCACATGTTTTCTATGATAGTTTGCCCTGGCATGTTGTAACATTTAGGGATAATCTGCCAGgagtaggatttttttttttttttttttaaagctataaAATAGATGCATGATCTTTTCATTGTCTGGATTAACGTGCTCCCTGACATCTAACAGTCGGTGCCCCGGGCCCACGTACCTGTTGCCTCTGCCCATTCGGATGCAGCGTAGACAGTTCGACACGACGGACATTTCACGCTTCCCGATCACCACCTCGA
This is a stretch of genomic DNA from Pungitius pungitius chromosome 7, fPunPun2.1, whole genome shotgun sequence. It encodes these proteins:
- the mcoln3b gene encoding mucolipin-3 isoform X2, encoding MEESSYLYDVLEANGSPSWDDQNHQCLDELDNVECLRRKIKFYFMNPCEKYHARGRKPWKLLLQIIKIAIITIQLVSFGLSNQMVVRFKEENLMTFKHLFLKDYVNGGTDVNAVYRQADVYDHIDYVLEQYGHLHNITVGNHEYEKNGTFYNPVTVCQEFYRNGTIYPGNETFEIDVQVQTDCVNVYPMHHPSSGEALPNLQLHFKRMLTVKITFVLKAINLQTVRHRELPDCYDFTVVITFDNRAHSGRITVDLESDVDINECRDWKVTGASARNVYLTVLFDCFIIITCISSFALCTRSVVNGIRLQFEYTLYSRNQVPWSDKLEFLNGWYILIIVSDTLTISGSVLKMEIQTKVLTSYDVCSILLGTGTMFVWIGVIRYMGYFRKYNILILTLRAAFPNVIRFICCAGIIYLSYCFCGWVVLGPYHEKFRTLNTVSECLFSLINGDDMYPTFKDMKQKSSLVWIFSRVYLYSFVSLFIYMVLSLFITIITDTYDTIKQQQSGTLTSDLQKFMSGCTDPPNSGMYRLDENKGLLNCCLGRCRKRLTSEA
- the mcoln3b gene encoding mucolipin-3 isoform X1, with translation MEESSYLYDVLEANGSPSWDDQNHQCLDELDNVECLRRKIKFYFMNPCEKYHARGRKPWKLLLQIIKIAIITIQLVSFGLSNQMVVRFKEENLMTFKHLFLKDYVNGGTDVNAVYRQADVYDHIDYVLEQYGHLHNITVGNHEYEKNGTFYNPVTVCQEFYRNGTIYPGNETFEIDVQVQTDCVNVYPMHHPSSGEALPNLQLHFKRMLTVKITFVLKAINLQTVRHRELPDCYDFTVVITFDNRAHSGRITVDLESDVDINECRDWKVTGASARNVYLTVLFDCFIIITCISSFALCTRSVVNGIRLQFEYTLYSRNQVPWSDKLEFLNGWYILIIVSDTLTISGSVLKMEIQTKVLTSYDVCSILLGTGTMFVWIGVIRYMGYFRKYNILILTLRAAFPNVIRFICCAGIIYLSYCFCGWVVLGPYHEKFRTLNTVSECLFSLINGDDMYPTFKDMKQKSSLVWIFSRVYLYSFVSLFIYMVLSLFITIITDTYDTIKQQQQSGTLTSDLQKFMSGCTDPPNSGMYRLDENKGLLNCCLGRCRKRLTSEA
- the LOC119216767 gene encoding G-protein-signaling modulator 2-like, whose product is MESSCLDLALEGERLCKSGDYRAGVSFFESAIQVGTEDLQILSAIYSQLGNAYFHLQEYNKALEYHRHDLTLTRTIGDEPGEAKASGNLGNTLKLLGRYDEAVVCCQRHLDITRAMYDKVGQARALYNFGNVYHANGKSICWRGAEPGEFPEEAKIALRKAAQYYEANLCLVKDLGDRAAQGRTHGNLGNTYYLLGDFENAAAAHEKRLLIAKEFGDRSAERRAHCNLGNAHIFLSQFEVAAGHYKRTLQLARLLKDKAVEAQACYSLGNTYTLLQDYERAIDYHLKHLVIAQDLNDRVGEGRAYWSLGNAHTALGNHQQAMYFAEKHLEIAKETGDKSAEETARMNLSDLRMVVGLKSSFHPNSFRNASSALPVGVLPNSFSGVKSSVRVGGSAENLGRSQSPDTNQTGNSSAHPDWEEDVFPGSTKNNTIKSSTKLFLFQRLKSKKQKNLQSPPKDQHEKCEEHSAPELEAPGSPQPGSRDTIAEDGFFDLLSRFQGNRMDDQRCSLLGGQSHLTAHSSPSSSPPVAEKKSILGCETPLQDPGHFLERLGSSQARRLDDQQVSSTHFPGLRHSTSNLPRTPSTSSTDQAPPQAPISSTDAPHTPSLYNRLEASAEKPEGDDVFFDMLVKCQGSRLNDQRCAAPPSKSKGPTVPDEDFFSLIVRSQSNRMEEQRVLPPLGVTQSKPD